The proteins below are encoded in one region of Oxyura jamaicensis isolate SHBP4307 breed ruddy duck chromosome 22, BPBGC_Ojam_1.0, whole genome shotgun sequence:
- the TCF7L1 gene encoding transcription factor 7-like 1, which translates to MQAGMHLSRGGRVNAPRSSPLRAGLSFQLLRIRKYLQMKWPLLDVPAGATLKDSRSPSPAHLSNKVPVVQHAHHMHPLTPLITYSNDHFSPGSPPGHLSPEIDPKTGIPRPPHPPELPPYYPLSPGAVGQIPHPLGWLVPQQGQPVYSIPPGGFRHPYPALAMNASMSSLMSSRFSPHMVPPPAHGLHPSGIPHPTIVSPIVKQEPAQPSASPGGSSKSPVTVKKEEEKKPHIKKPLNAFMLYMKEMRAKVVAECTLKESAAINQILGRRWHSLSREEQAKYYELARKERQLHSQLYPTWSARDNYGKKKKRKREKLAQQQSHDAESALASKSKKPCVQYLPAEKPCDSPASSHGSMLDSPATPSAALASPAAPAATHSEQAQPLSLTTKPEARAQLAFLSGKAASSSSSSSSSSSSSSLGSPPSLLSRPIPFTSVPSTALLSSPPSFAPSPQAALAVLQTQPLSLVTKPAD; encoded by the exons aTGCAGGCGGGGATGCATCTTTCCAGAGGCGGAAGAGTTAACGctccccgcagctccccgcTCCGAGCTGGgctttccttccagctgctTCGGATCAGGAAG TACCTGCAGATGAAGTGGCCGCTGCTGGATGTGCCGGCCGGCGCCACGCTCAAGGACAGCCGCTCGCCGTCGCCCGCACACTTG TCCAACAAGGTCCCAGTGGTGCAGCACGCCCACCACATGCACCCGCTGACGCCGCTCATCACCTACAGCAACGACCACTTCTCGCCGGGCTCGCCGCCCGGCCACCTCTCGCCCGAGATCGACCCAAAGACGG GAATCCCGCGGCCGCCCCACCCACCCGAGCTGCCCCCCTATTACCCGCTGTCGCCGGGAGCCGTGGGCCAGATCCCGCACCCGCTGGGCTGGCTCGTGCCGCA GCAGGGACAGCCCGTGTACTCCATCCCTCCCGGCGGCTTTCGGCACCCCTACCCAGCCCTCGCCATGAACGCCTCCATGTCCAG CCTGATGTCCAGCCGCTTCTCCCCGCACATGGTCCCGCCGCCCGCCCACGGGCTGCACCCCTCGGGCATCCCGCACCCCACCATCGTCTCGCCCATCGTGAAGCAGGAACCCGCCCAGCCCAGCGCCAGCCCCGGCGGCAGCTC GAAATCTCCCGTCACtgtgaagaaggaggaggagaagaagccCCACATCAAGAAGCCGCTCAACGCGTTCATGTTGTACATGAAGGAGATGAGGGCCAAGGTGGTGGCCGAGTGCACGCTGAAGGAGAGCGCGGCCATCAACCAGATCCTGGGCAGACGG TGGCACTCGCTGTCTCGGGAGGAGCAGGCGAAGTACTACGAGCTGGCGCGGAAGGAGCGGCAGCTGCACTCGCAGCTCTACCCGACGTGGTCCGCGCGGGACAACTAC ggcaagaaaaagaagaggaagcgAGAAAAGCTGGCCCAGCAGCAAAGCCACGACGCGGAGA GCGCGCTGGCCTCCAAGAGCAAGAAGCCGTGCGTGCAGTACCTGCCGGCCGAGAAGCCCTGCGACAGCCCCGCTTCGTCCCACGGCAGCATGCTGGATTCGCCCGCCACGCCGTCGGCCGCCCTGGcctccccggccgccccggCTGCCACCCACTCGGAACAGGCTCAGCCGCTCTCGCTCACCACCAAGCCGGAGGCCAGGGCTCAGCTCGCCTTCCTCTCGGGCAaagccgcctcctcctcctcctcctcttcctcctcctcctcctcctcgagCCTCGGCAGCCCGCCCTCGCTCCTCTCCAGACCCATCCCCTTCACCTCGGTGCCCTCCACGGCTCTCCTCTCCTCGCCTCCGTCCTTCGCGCCGTCCCCGCAGGCTGCCCTGGCCGTGCTGCAGAcgcagcccctctccctggTCACCAAACCGGCTGACTAA
- the TGOLN2 gene encoding trans-Golgi network integral membrane protein 2 isoform X1, with product MALRLLLLLLLGAGTGGAGRGAELLGARNTSAIAEGALPGAPQRLETRPGGSHGLPGENRAGGHSSETLAAHSGKVKRDQGAGNGDQSNSPSDGGNNGEPENSSTKQQGNDSHGDQGQQQRGSSSDGQPQNDGNSNTRNDEDKEGQKKENGGSDTETQRKTQTGGGTGGGKTDTEQDTNRQGDSNQQQHNTGQGSDNQQRDNNTQGDGGQQQENGKKNGNQQPASSSQGNGSQQDNNLQENSDGQQNGDQRDNTQQEKDQQQDSKQENKEHEQQDKQENKDQQQGDNGQENKDQQQGDNGQENSKNEQDSSRQQTGNHQEESDREKNDGQQHTNRQESSDTSKGGASQSSTDKQSSSSGARVGSQREKNPSSQSSARLPDNEGSPDSGELQEEGDGGRNGNGGSSLSNGREKSVPAAPREQSENSHFFAYLVTTAIVVAALYVAYHNKRKIIAFALEGKRSKGGRRPKSGDYQRLDQKI from the exons ATGGcgctgcggctgctgctgctgctgctgctcggcgccgggaccggg GGTGCGGGGCGGGGCGCGGAGCTCCTCGGGGCCCGCAACACCTCCGCGATCGCTGAGGGAGCGCTGCCCGGTGCCCCTCAGCGGCTGGAAACCCGGCCCGGCGGGAGCCACGGCCTGCCCGGTGAGAACCGAGCCGGGGGGCACAGCTCGGAGACGTTGGCAGCCCACAGCGGAAAGGTAAAACGGGATCAGGGCGCGGGTAACGGGGATCAGAGCAATTCCCCGAGCGACGGAGGCAACAACGGGGAGCCAGAGAACAGCAGCACCAAGCAGCAGGGCAACGACAGCCACGGTGatcaaggccagcagcagcggggcagcAGCTCTGATGGGCAACCCCAGAATGATGGCAACAGCAACACTCGCAACGATGAAGATAAAGAAggccaaaaaaaggaaaatggcgGCAGCGACACCGAGACACAGAGGAAAACCCAGACGGGtggcggcaccggggggggaAAAACCGACACTGAGCAGGACACCAACAGGCAGGGAGACAGCAACCAGCAGCAACACAACACCGGGCAGGGAAGTGACAACCAGCAGCGAGACAACAACACGCAGGGAGACGgcggccagcagcaggaaaacgGCAAGAAGAACGGCaaccagcagccagccagcagcagccagggaaacGGCAGCCAGCAAGACAACAACTTGCAGGAGAACAGCGACGGGCAGCAAAACGGTGATCAACGGGACAACACGCAGCAAGAGAAGGACCAGCAGCAAGAcagcaagcaggaaaacaagGAGCACGAGCAGCAAGACAAGCAGGAAAACAAGGACCAGCAGCAAGGCGACAACGGGCAGGAAAACAAGGACCAGCAGCAAGGCGACAACGggcaggaaaacagcaaaaatgagcaagacagcagcaggcagcaaactGGAAACCACCAGGAAGAGAGCGACAGGGAGAAAAACGACGGCCAGCAGCACACCAACAGGCAGGAAAGCAGCGACACCAGCAAGGGAGGCGCCAGCCAGAGCAGCACCGacaagcaaagcagcagctcgGGCGCTCGGGTGGGctcacagagagagaaaaacccATCGTCGCAGTCGTCCGCACGCCTTCCTGACAATGAAGGCTCTCCAGACAGCGGGGAGCTGCaagaggaaggggatgggggtAGGAACGGCAACGGGGGCTCCTCGCTTAGTAACGGGAGAGAGAAGAGcgtccctgctgctcccagggagcAGTCGGAGAACAGCCACTTCTTTGCCTATCTGGTGACCACGGCCATCGTTGTCGCTGCCCTGTACGTCGCCTACCACAACAAGCGCAAG ATCATTGCTTTTGCTCTGGAAGGGAAAAGATCGAAAGGTGGTCGACGGCCCAAGTCTGGCGATTACCAGAGACTGGACCAGAAG ATCTAG
- the TGOLN2 gene encoding trans-Golgi network integral membrane protein 2 isoform X2 yields the protein MALRLLLLLLLGAGTGGAGRGAELLGARNTSAIAEGALPGAPQRLETRPGGSHGLPGENRAGGHSSETLAAHSGKVKRDQGAGNGDQSNSPSDGGNNGEPENSSTKQQGNDSHGDQGQQQRGSSSDGQPQNDGNSNTRNDEDKEGQKKENGGSDTETQRKTQTGGGTGGGKTDTEQDTNRQGDSNQQQHNTGQGSDNQQRDNNTQGDGGQQQENGKKNGNQQPASSSQGNGSQQDNNLQENSDGQQNGDQRDNTQQEKDQQQDSKQENKEHEQQDKQENKDQQQGDNGQENKDQQQGDNGQENSKNEQDSSRQQTGNHQEESDREKNDGQQHTNRQESSDTNKQSSSSGARVGSQREKNPSSQSSARLPDNEGSPDSGELQEEGDGGRNGNGGSSLSNGREKSVPAAPREQSENSHFFAYLVTTAIVVAALYVAYHNKRKIIAFALEGKRSKGGRRPKSGDYQRLDQKI from the exons ATGGcgctgcggctgctgctgctgctgctgctcggcgccgggaccggg GGTGCGGGGCGGGGCGCGGAGCTCCTCGGGGCCCGCAACACCTCCGCGATCGCTGAGGGAGCGCTGCCCGGTGCCCCTCAGCGGCTGGAAACCCGGCCCGGCGGGAGCCACGGCCTGCCCGGTGAGAACCGAGCCGGGGGGCACAGCTCGGAGACGTTGGCAGCCCACAGCGGAAAGGTAAAACGGGATCAGGGCGCGGGTAACGGGGATCAGAGCAATTCCCCGAGCGACGGAGGCAACAACGGGGAGCCAGAGAACAGCAGCACCAAGCAGCAGGGCAACGACAGCCACGGTGatcaaggccagcagcagcggggcagcAGCTCTGATGGGCAACCCCAGAATGATGGCAACAGCAACACTCGCAACGATGAAGATAAAGAAggccaaaaaaaggaaaatggcgGCAGCGACACCGAGACACAGAGGAAAACCCAGACGGGtggcggcaccggggggggaAAAACCGACACTGAGCAGGACACCAACAGGCAGGGAGACAGCAACCAGCAGCAACACAACACCGGGCAGGGAAGTGACAACCAGCAGCGAGACAACAACACGCAGGGAGACGgcggccagcagcaggaaaacgGCAAGAAGAACGGCaaccagcagccagccagcagcagccagggaaacGGCAGCCAGCAAGACAACAACTTGCAGGAGAACAGCGACGGGCAGCAAAACGGTGATCAACGGGACAACACGCAGCAAGAGAAGGACCAGCAGCAAGAcagcaagcaggaaaacaagGAGCACGAGCAGCAAGACAAGCAGGAAAACAAGGACCAGCAGCAAGGCGACAACGGGCAGGAAAACAAGGACCAGCAGCAAGGCGACAACGggcaggaaaacagcaaaaatgagcaagacagcagcaggcagcaaactGGAAACCACCAGGAAGAGAGCGACAGGGAGAAAAACGACGGCCAGCAGCACACCAACAGGCAGGAAAGCAGCGACACCA acaagcaaagcagcagctcgGGCGCTCGGGTGGGctcacagagagagaaaaacccATCGTCGCAGTCGTCCGCACGCCTTCCTGACAATGAAGGCTCTCCAGACAGCGGGGAGCTGCaagaggaaggggatgggggtAGGAACGGCAACGGGGGCTCCTCGCTTAGTAACGGGAGAGAGAAGAGcgtccctgctgctcccagggagcAGTCGGAGAACAGCCACTTCTTTGCCTATCTGGTGACCACGGCCATCGTTGTCGCTGCCCTGTACGTCGCCTACCACAACAAGCGCAAG ATCATTGCTTTTGCTCTGGAAGGGAAAAGATCGAAAGGTGGTCGACGGCCCAAGTCTGGCGATTACCAGAGACTGGACCAGAAG ATCTAG
- the LOC118177491 gene encoding caspase-3-like isoform X2, which produces MAQARQSRALIIVNTDFCSSAGEEALGARRGAKREAEKLSKALSELNYEVKLMHNRTAKEMEDLYQQECSHKHGDFFVSIISSHGEEGAVFGSDCKPLKLTRIFQVLSPQNCPVLAERPKVFFIQACRGDALDQGVFLETDGGQPEPCSFSDYLRIPPNTAVMFACSPGYGAFLNLSGSRFLQALLRALDGEERGLALGRLATRLNRDVALRFQARGTYKGCMQMPCFVTNLTREVFPFSATSESCQLLPGPALQRGPEEEERQSGCKKSPAT; this is translated from the exons ATGGCGCAGGCAAGGCAAAGCCGGGCTCTCATCATCGTCAACACCGACTTCTGCAGCAGTGCCGGCGAGGAGGCGCTCGGGGCCCGGAGAGGAGCCAAGAGGGAAGCGGAGAAGCTTTCAAAGGCGCTCTCAGAGCTCAACTACGAGGTGAAACTGATGCACAACAGGACAGCCAAAGAGATGGAGGACCTTTACCAGCAAG AGTGCAGCCACAAGCACGGGGATTTCTTCGTGAGCATCATCTCCAGCCACGGGGAGGAGGGGGCCGTATTCGGCTCTGACTGCAAGCCGCTTAAGCTGACCCGGATCTTCCAGGTTTTGTCACCGCAGAATTGCCCGGTGCTCGCCGAAAGACCTAAAGTCTTCTTTATCCAG GCCTGCCGGGGGGACGCGCTGGACCAGGGGGTGTTCTTGGAGACTGACGGCGGGCAGCCGGAGCCATGCAGCTTCTCGGACTACCTCCGCATCCCTCCCAACACCGCCGTCATGTTCGCCTGCAGCCCGG GCTACGGGGCCTTCCTGAACCTCTCGGGATCCAGGTTCCTGCAGGCGCTGCTCAGGGCGCTGGACGGGGAGGAGCGGGGCCTGGCCCTCGGCCGCCTGGCCACCCGGCTCAACAGGGACGTGGCCCTTCGCTTCCAGGCCCGGGGCACCTACAAGGGCTGCATGCAGATGCCCTGCTTCGTCACCAACCTGACGCGGGAGGTCTTCCCCTTCTCGGCCACGTCTGagagctgccagctccttcccGGCCCGGCTCTGCAAAGAGGGCCAGAGGAGGAAGAGCGGCAGTCTGGCTGCAAGAAGTCCCCGGCTAcgtag
- the LOC118177491 gene encoding uncharacterized protein LOC118177491 isoform X1, with the protein MRWVLRAGSAVLVLLQPSQNPIPGRKQQAPRGISDHTQNLALRGSLLALSEQTWGALDVFLEPQRNLAHIGKRGGSEGRLGKAELGAGWLRGKRLERSHLGPVERDGAQASPGGSAGPQRDLKTPGALWEQSRGSQRPWFCPQACRGDALDQGVFLETDGGQPEPCSFSDYLRIPPNTAVMFACSPGYGAFLNLSGSRFLQALLRALDGEERGLALGRLATRLNRDVALRFQARGTYKGCMQMPCFVTNLTREVFPFSATSESCQLLPGPALQRGPEEEERQSGCKKSPAT; encoded by the exons ATGCGATGGGTCCTCAGGGCGGGCTCGGCAGTGCTGGTCCTTCTCCAGCCTTCCCAaaaccccatccctggaagaaAGCAACAAGCACCACGTGGAATCAGCGACCACACACAAAACCTTGCACTCAGGGGGAGTCTGCTGGCGCTTTCCGAGCAGACCTGGGGGGCTCTGGATGTATTCCTGGAGCCCCAAAGGAACCTGGCTCACATAGGGAAGAGAGGAGGCAGCGAAGGGAGGCTCGGCAAAGCTGAGCTCGGGGCTGGATGGTTGAGAGGGAAGAGGCTGGAGAGGAGCCACTTGGGGCCTGTGGAGCGGGATGGGGCACAGGCTTCTCCTGGGGGGTCTGCAGGACCACAGAGGGACCTGAAGACCCCAGGGGCtctctgggagcagagcaggggaagcCAACGGCCGTGGTTCTGCCCGCAGGCCTGCCGGGGGGACGCGCTGGACCAGGGGGTGTTCTTGGAGACTGACGGCGGGCAGCCGGAGCCATGCAGCTTCTCGGACTACCTCCGCATCCCTCCCAACACCGCCGTCATGTTCGCCTGCAGCCCGG GCTACGGGGCCTTCCTGAACCTCTCGGGATCCAGGTTCCTGCAGGCGCTGCTCAGGGCGCTGGACGGGGAGGAGCGGGGCCTGGCCCTCGGCCGCCTGGCCACCCGGCTCAACAGGGACGTGGCCCTTCGCTTCCAGGCCCGGGGCACCTACAAGGGCTGCATGCAGATGCCCTGCTTCGTCACCAACCTGACGCGGGAGGTCTTCCCCTTCTCGGCCACGTCTGagagctgccagctccttcccGGCCCGGCTCTGCAAAGAGGGCCAGAGGAGGAAGAGCGGCAGTCTGGCTGCAAGAAGTCCCCGGCTAcgtag